One stretch of Heterodontus francisci isolate sHetFra1 chromosome 22, sHetFra1.hap1, whole genome shotgun sequence DNA includes these proteins:
- the ttc36 gene encoding tetratricopeptide repeat protein 36, producing the protein MATLRDQAVLQAIFNPNNPFGNDFELEAEVELTDDDSRFDPVLVQQAKDLELQGISLAESGNVDAAVEIFTQAIAIVPERASGYNNRAQTLRLKGDTAGAMSDLTKAVELSGGRGRTASLALVQRGLLYRLYQQDQEALQDFRQAATLGNAFARNQVTLMNPYAALCNRMLAKMVTSLRNPEPPASPSV; encoded by the exons ATGGCTACCCTCCGTGACCAGGCTGTGCTCCAGGCCATcttcaaccccaacaacccctttgGTAACGATTTTGAATTGGAAGCAGAGGTAGAGCTAACTGATGATG ATAGCAGGTTTGATCCAGTCCTAGTGCAACAGGCTAAAGACTTGGAACTCCAGGGAATTTCCCTGGCAGAATCTGGGAATGTGGATGCAGCTGTTGAGATATTCACTCAGGCCATTGCGATCGTCCCTGAGCGAGCATCTGGCTACAACAACCGAGCACAAACTCTGCGGCTGAAGGGAGACACGGCAG GAGCCATGAGTGACCTGACCAAAGCGGTGGAGCTGAGTGGAGGAAGAGGACGGACAGCTAGCCTGGCTTTGGTCCAACGAGGACTTCTCTATCGACTCTACCAGCAGGACCAGGAGGCTCTGCAGGACTTCAGACAGGCAGCCACTCTGGGCAACGCGTTCGCCAGGAACCAAGTGACTCTCATGAACCCATACGCGGCTCTGTGCAACCGCATGTTGGCCAAGATGGTGACCAGTCTCAGGAATCCCGAGCCCCCTGCGTCACCCTCTGTGTGA